Genomic DNA from Actinomycetota bacterium:
CGCGAAGAACTTCGAAAGCGTCGCGGTGGTGACCGACCCGGCCAGCTACTCCGCCATCCTCGCCGAGATGCGCGAGAACTCCGGCGCGACCACGCTGCCCACCAGGCGCGCACTCGCCCTCGAGGTCTTCCGCACCACGAGCGCTTACGACAGCGCGATCTGGATGCACCTTTCAGGCTACGGGCAGACGCGCTTCCCCGAGGAGGCCCGCTTCCGCCTCGAGAAGATTCAGGACCTGCGATACGGCGAGAATCCTCACCAGGAAGCGGCGTTCTACCGCTTCCTCGATGCCGCCGAGCACACCCTGGCGCGCGCTTCGCAGCTCCAGGGCAAGGAGCTCTCGTACAACAACATCCTCGACACCGACGCCGCCTGGAGCGCCGTGCGCGAGTTCGACGCGCCTGCGTGCGTCATCGTCAAGCACACGAACCCGTGCGGCATCTCGGTCGCAGATGACCTGGTTGCCGCGTACCGCAAGGCGCACGAGGTCGACCCCGTGAGCGCCTTCGGTGGCGTGATGGCCTTCAACCGCGAGGTCTCCTCGGCGGTTATCGAGGCGATTTTGGCGAACGGGCAGTTCGTGGAGGTCATGATCGCGCCTTCCTTCGCCGATGACGCGCTGGAGCTGCTCGCCTCCAAGCCCAACGTGCGCGTGCTCGCCACCGGCGGGGTGCGCACAGGCGGCGGCCGATACGAGTCGCGCGCGGTCGAGGGCGGGATGCTAGTGCAGACGAGCGACCGCGTTGCCGAGGACCCCTCGGCGTTCACGGTGCCCACCAAGGCCAAGCCGACCGCCGAGCAAATGGAGCAGATGCTGTTCGCATGGAAGGTAGCCAAGAGTGTGAAGTCCAACGCGATGGTGATCGCGGCTGATCTCGCGACCGTGGGGGTGGGTGCCGGGCAGATGAATCGCGTGAACTCGGCGCGCATCGCGGTCGAGCAAGCTGCCGAGAAGGCCCGCGGAGCCGTGGCCGCCAGCGACGCGTTCCTGCCCTTTGCCGACACGCTCGAGGTGTGCGCGGCTGCGGGCATCGTCGCGCTGATCCAGCCCGGCGGCTCGATGCGCGATGACGAGGTCATCGCGAAAGCCGACGAGCTCGGTGTGGCGATGGTGTTTACCGGGCATCGCCACTTCAGGCACTAGCGGGAGGCGGGGATGCTGTCGCAGGCGCTGCGAGAGACCATCCGGGTGCAGGGCGGGCTCATACCGCTGCTCGAGCTGCACCTGGCGCGCCTGGCCGCAGGCGGCTGTGATGCCGCGATGGTCGCCGCTGCGCGCCGCGAGGCCATGCGAGCCGCCGAGGAGTGGCCCGAACCCTACGGTCGCATGACGCTGCACGTCGCGGTGGACGGCCGGGCGCGTGCAGAGGTCTCCTCGGCAGCGTCGATGATCGACGTGCCCGGCGGGCCGAGCATCGCCTTCGTGGTGACGCCCGAGCCGGTTCTGCCTCCTGGCGGCGCGAAGCCCGAGGATCGCTCCTTCTGGGACCGCGCGGTCGAACAGGCGCGCACCCAAGGGGCCGACGTCGCCGTGCTCGTCTCGGCGGCGGGACTCGTCTTCGACACCTCGCACGCGACCTTGTGGGTGCGCTTCGGCGATAGGCTGCTCACGCCCGCAAGCCCGCCCGCGCTGGCCGGAGTGTCTCGGCGGGTGGTCTTCGATGCCGCTCCTGAGCTGGGCTTCTCCGCCGAAGAGGCGCCGCTGACGGCCGCCGATGTCGACGCCGCCGACGAGGTCGTGCTCACGACCGCGGTCGCAGGCGCGATCGCCGTGCGTGGCCGAGGCGGCCCTGCGGCAGAGGCGCTGGCGGCGCGCTTCGCTCGGCTTTTCGCCGGTGCGGGGGATGGCGCCAGGGATGGCTGAGCGCTCGCCAGCCGCCATCGCGCGAGCGATCGGGCTTGCGCGCAAGCCGCTGGTGCTGGAGCCGTCGGGTGCGAGCGGGTGGTTCGGTGGGATGTCGCTCGTGTGCGCGGATCCGGTCGCCGACACGCACGGCGCTGACCTACGGGAGGCCGCTTCCGCACTAGAGGCCGTCATGAACGCCGAGGAGCCCCTGCTAGCGGCCGCAATCGTGCCCTACGACGGCACCGGGTGCCGGATCCGTCTCTACCGCGGGGGGCTCATGCGGACCGATGGCGGCTGGGAGCCGTGGGGTGAGCCCGGCGACCTGCGCGCGGACGACCTCGGCGAGCCGCCGGTGCCCGCCGCGAGCCCCGCCCCCGAGACCCCGCTGCTCGCGGACGCGCGCTTCGACCTTGCGAAGGCCGACTACCTCGCGCGGGTCGAAGCGGTCCGCTCGGCGATCCGCGACGGCGACGTCTACGTCCTCAACCTCACGATGCGCCTCCAGGGCACTCTGCGAACGGACGTCGCGGCGGCTTTCGAGGCGCTACTGGGCTCCTCGGCAGGGCCGATGTCGGCGATGTGGGCTGCTGAGGAGAGCGCGATCGTCTCCGTCTCGCCCGAGCGATTCCTCGCCGTGACCGCCGAGAGCCCGCGGACCGGTGGCGTGCGCCACGCCGAGATCCAGCCGATCAAGGGCACGCGGCCGCGCGGTGCCGACCCCGTCACCGACGCGCGACTCGCCGCCGAGCTTGCCGCCAGCGCCAAGGAGCGCGCCGAGCACCTGATGATCGTCGATTTGGAGCGCAACGACCTGGGCCGGGTGTGCGAGACCGGCAGCGTCATCGTCGAGCCACTCTTCGAGGTGTTCGCGACGCCGTACTGCCATCAACTCGTGAGCGGCGTGCGCGGGCGACTTCGGCCTGACGCCACAATCGCCGAGCTGCTGGAGGCTGCCTTCCCGTGCGGATCGGTGACCGGCGCGCCGAAGATCGCAGCGATGCGGCTGATACGCGAGCTGGAGGTCACGCCCCGCGGCGCGTATACCGGCGCACTGGTTGTGGCGATGCCTGGGCGGATGGACTCCTCGGTGTTGATCCGCACGCTCGAACTCGACGGCACGACCGCGCGCTGGGGGACCGGCGGCGGGATCACGATCGATTCGGACCCCGAAGCCGAATGGCTCGAAGCCCTACTGAAGGCGCGACCCGTCCTGGGCGGCTGAACCCTCGGGAGTAGCGGCGTTGACGTGTGTCACGTGACGAGTTACAATCATCAGATGATACGGACTTTCGGCGATAAGCGCACGCAGCAGATATATACCACTGGTAC
This window encodes:
- a CDS encoding anthranilate synthase component I family protein; translation: MAERSPAAIARAIGLARKPLVLEPSGASGWFGGMSLVCADPVADTHGADLREAASALEAVMNAEEPLLAAAIVPYDGTGCRIRLYRGGLMRTDGGWEPWGEPGDLRADDLGEPPVPAASPAPETPLLADARFDLAKADYLARVEAVRSAIRDGDVYVLNLTMRLQGTLRTDVAAAFEALLGSSAGPMSAMWAAEESAIVSVSPERFLAVTAESPRTGGVRHAEIQPIKGTRPRGADPVTDARLAAELAASAKERAEHLMIVDLERNDLGRVCETGSVIVEPLFEVFATPYCHQLVSGVRGRLRPDATIAELLEAAFPCGSVTGAPKIAAMRLIRELEVTPRGAYTGALVVAMPGRMDSSVLIRTLELDGTTARWGTGGGITIDSDPEAEWLEALLKARPVLGG
- a CDS encoding aminotransferase class IV — translated: MQGGLIPLLELHLARLAAGGCDAAMVAAARREAMRAAEEWPEPYGRMTLHVAVDGRARAEVSSAASMIDVPGGPSIAFVVTPEPVLPPGGAKPEDRSFWDRAVEQARTQGADVAVLVSAAGLVFDTSHATLWVRFGDRLLTPASPPALAGVSRRVVFDAAPELGFSAEEAPLTAADVDAADEVVLTTAVAGAIAVRGRGGPAAEALAARFARLFAGAGDGARDG
- the purH gene encoding bifunctional phosphoribosylaminoimidazolecarboxamide formyltransferase/IMP cyclohydrolase codes for the protein MDKVEVKRALVSVTDKTGVVEFCRALAEEFGVEIVSTGGTATVLAEAGIAVRPIDDLTGFPEMMDGRVKTLHPRVHGGLLARRDVPAHMAAAEEHGIGMIDMVVVNLYAFEQTVAHPGVSEEDAIENIDIGGPSMLRSAAKNFESVAVVTDPASYSAILAEMRENSGATTLPTRRALALEVFRTTSAYDSAIWMHLSGYGQTRFPEEARFRLEKIQDLRYGENPHQEAAFYRFLDAAEHTLARASQLQGKELSYNNILDTDAAWSAVREFDAPACVIVKHTNPCGISVADDLVAAYRKAHEVDPVSAFGGVMAFNREVSSAVIEAILANGQFVEVMIAPSFADDALELLASKPNVRVLATGGVRTGGGRYESRAVEGGMLVQTSDRVAEDPSAFTVPTKAKPTAEQMEQMLFAWKVAKSVKSNAMVIAADLATVGVGAGQMNRVNSARIAVEQAAEKARGAVAASDAFLPFADTLEVCAAAGIVALIQPGGSMRDDEVIAKADELGVAMVFTGHRHFRH